The Candidatus Bathyarchaeia archaeon genome contains a region encoding:
- a CDS encoding DNA-directed RNA polymerase subunit H, translating into MELLPKTFPVFDIFEHVLVPKHEILTPEEREKVLAQYRVKPYQLPQIKASDPAAKAIGAKPGDIIRIIRKSPTAGEHIAYRYVVE; encoded by the coding sequence ATAGAACTTCTACCTAAAACCTTTCCCGTATTCGACATATTCGAGCACGTGCTCGTGCCAAAACACGAAATCCTAACCCCCGAAGAACGCGAGAAAGTCCTAGCCCAATACCGTGTTAAGCCATACCAGCTACCCCAAATAAAAGCCTCAGACCCAGCAGCCAAAGCCATAGGCGCAAAACCCGGCGACATAATACGCATAATCCGCAAAAGCCCTACAGCCGGCGAGCACATAGCCTACAGATATGTCGTAGAATAA
- a CDS encoding LysR family transcriptional regulator, which translates to MSTKPKTKLSCKIWLEYDGKPLIGKDGAQILEQIEKEQSISKAAKKLGMSYRYVWSYVKRVEKALGKPIVETHRGGRAGGGGARLTKLGKDILRRYRNAEKRLNKVLGMST; encoded by the coding sequence ATGTCAACAAAACCTAAGACGAAACTCTCATGCAAGATTTGGCTTGAATACGACGGGAAACCATTGATAGGCAAGGATGGGGCCCAAATCCTAGAACAAATAGAAAAGGAACAGTCCATCTCTAAAGCTGCCAAAAAACTCGGCATGTCATACCGCTATGTATGGAGCTATGTAAAGAGGGTGGAGAAAGCGCTAGGCAAACCCATAGTTGAGACCCATCGAGGCGGGAGGGCTGGTGGGGGAGGGGCAAGACTCACAAAACTTGGAAAGGACATTCTTAGAAGGTATAGAAACGCGGAGAAACGCCTAAACAAAGTTCTAGGCATGAGTACATGA
- a CDS encoding sulfite exporter TauE/SafE family protein — translation MNRSLATGKVPVAFLFGFILGVAAGLIGVGGGEFRIPVLLHVVGLPIVAAIAVNLLVGLLTVVVSFMRRFQLGLLNGHSVNIALTMSATSIIGAYLGALLTDRIPEKPLKRLLAVFLVVVGLKIGLEPFIETPLTLAFTLGFVEEALLAALIGLAIGVISGALGVAGGEFRIPALIYVFGLDIVAAGTASLLVSIPTVASGFLKHHNMGHMNREAALIAAVMGAGSVIGALIGASYAGFVEKDVLKVLLGVTLVLATVRMVTEP, via the coding sequence ATAAATAGGTCTTTAGCAACAGGCAAGGTTCCAGTTGCTTTTCTCTTTGGTTTTATTCTCGGAGTTGCTGCTGGGCTGATAGGTGTTGGTGGAGGGGAGTTTAGGATACCCGTGCTGCTTCATGTTGTTGGCCTTCCCATTGTGGCGGCTATAGCTGTTAATTTGCTTGTGGGCTTGTTAACGGTGGTTGTTTCTTTTATGAGGCGCTTTCAATTAGGCTTGCTAAATGGGCACAGTGTAAACATCGCATTAACCATGTCGGCAACATCAATTATCGGCGCTTATTTGGGTGCGCTTTTGACTGATAGGATTCCGGAAAAACCGTTAAAGCGGCTTTTAGCAGTTTTCCTTGTGGTTGTTGGCTTAAAAATCGGACTTGAACCATTTATCGAAACTCCATTAACACTGGCCTTCACGTTGGGTTTTGTGGAAGAAGCCCTACTCGCTGCGTTAATTGGTTTGGCGATAGGGGTGATATCCGGAGCCCTTGGAGTTGCAGGCGGCGAATTCCGCATTCCAGCATTAATCTACGTTTTTGGCCTTGACATCGTGGCGGCTGGAACGGCAAGCCTTCTCGTTTCTATTCCAACGGTTGCCTCGGGTTTTCTGAAACATCATAATATGGGGCACATGAACCGGGAGGCTGCTCTTATCGCGGCTGTTATGGGGGCTGGTTCAGTTATCGGCGCTCTCATTGGGGCTTCTTATGCTGGCTTTGTGGAGAAAGACGTCCTTAAAGTGTTACTTGGCGTGACTCTTGTTTTGGCAACTGTGCGAATGGTCACTGAGCCTTAG
- a CDS encoding nitroreductase family protein codes for MDVFEVIQIRRSVRAYEQTPVPREKLAKVLEAARLAPSAGNIQPWHFIVVTNAEKRGKLARAPFAKFLQEAPVVIVGCGDQKASPKWFMVDVAIAMQNMVLTATSEGLGTCWVGSFDEDQVREILKIPENYRVIALLALGYPRKKIDVQGKILHLLRRRKKLKEIVSFEEFGAYAEC; via the coding sequence ATGGACGTGTTTGAAGTTATCCAGATAAGGCGTTCAGTCCGCGCCTATGAACAGACACCGGTGCCCCGGGAGAAACTTGCAAAAGTTTTGGAGGCAGCTAGGCTTGCGCCTTCCGCAGGCAACATTCAACCATGGCACTTCATTGTTGTGACAAACGCTGAAAAACGGGGGAAACTTGCAAGAGCTCCTTTCGCAAAATTCCTGCAAGAGGCACCAGTCGTTATTGTTGGCTGCGGCGACCAAAAGGCTTCTCCAAAATGGTTTATGGTGGATGTAGCCATAGCCATGCAGAACATGGTTTTAACGGCCACAAGTGAAGGGCTTGGCACATGCTGGGTTGGAAGCTTTGACGAGGATCAAGTGCGGGAAATATTAAAAATTCCGGAAAATTACCGCGTTATCGCACTATTGGCCTTGGGCTACCCACGGAAGAAAATTGATGTTCAGGGCAAAATTCTCCACTTACTGAGGCGGCGGAAAAAGCTGAAGGAAATAGTTAGCTTCGAAGAGTTTGGCGCCTATGCAGAATGCTGA
- a CDS encoding HAD family hydrolase — MIKAVVFDLDGTLVRFNIDFRAVRAEVRSLLISQGVPASVLSLNESIFEMLKKTEIFMRNSGKSEKVVESVQRQVFAIVERYELEAAKTTTLLPGVTEVLKTLKEMGLKLGVCTVNSERSVNYIIHKFKMNGFLDAVTPREHVKNVKPDIDHLERTLKTMGVSPKEVLVVGDSPADMKCAKGLGAVAVGLLTGISTARELADAGANYLITSIMDLPMLVKQINKDN; from the coding sequence ATGATTAAGGCTGTAGTCTTCGACTTGGATGGAACCCTAGTAAGGTTTAACATAGACTTTAGGGCTGTGAGGGCGGAGGTTAGAAGCCTTCTGATAAGTCAAGGAGTGCCCGCTTCGGTTTTATCTCTGAACGAAAGCATATTTGAGATGCTGAAGAAGACTGAGATTTTCATGAGAAATAGCGGCAAATCTGAAAAGGTTGTGGAGAGTGTTCAAAGGCAAGTGTTTGCGATAGTTGAGAGATACGAGTTGGAAGCCGCGAAAACCACAACATTATTGCCCGGCGTAACTGAAGTTCTGAAAACATTGAAGGAGATGGGGCTAAAACTTGGCGTGTGCACGGTTAACAGCGAAAGATCGGTAAATTACATCATCCATAAGTTTAAAATGAATGGATTCCTTGACGCTGTAACTCCAAGAGAGCATGTTAAAAACGTTAAGCCGGACATAGATCACCTTGAAAGAACTTTGAAGACCATGGGGGTTTCCCCGAAAGAGGTTCTGGTTGTGGGGGACAGCCCGGCGGACATGAAGTGTGCGAAAGGGCTTGGCGCCGTCGCCGTGGGATTATTGACGGGAATATCCACGGCGAGGGAGCTTGCAGACGCTGGCGCAAACTATCTAATAACCTCGATCATGGACCTGCCGATGCTCGTTAAACAAATTAACAAGGATAATTAA
- a CDS encoding Zn-ribbon domain-containing OB-fold protein, whose amino-acid sequence MNGQTAFTIEQFYKNIGQKKLMGGKCRKCGKIHMPPRPLCDKCLSTEFEWAEMPQKGELLTYTVIHVAPPQFQNMAPYAVGIIQLENGVKLPGIIKGVPLDKIRIGMPLKVEFEETPQTQGWPQWPRYYFKPT is encoded by the coding sequence ATGAACGGACAAACAGCCTTCACAATTGAACAGTTCTACAAAAACATAGGCCAGAAAAAACTGATGGGCGGAAAATGCCGTAAATGCGGAAAAATCCATATGCCGCCACGCCCCCTGTGCGACAAATGCCTGTCGACAGAATTCGAATGGGCTGAAATGCCTCAAAAGGGGGAGCTCCTAACCTATACAGTGATCCATGTGGCGCCACCCCAATTCCAGAACATGGCGCCCTACGCGGTTGGGATAATCCAACTGGAAAATGGTGTTAAGCTCCCGGGGATCATAAAGGGAGTGCCGCTTGACAAAATAAGGATCGGAATGCCTTTAAAGGTGGAATTTGAGGAAACACCGCAAACCCAAGGATGGCCCCAATGGCCAAGATACTATTTTAAGCCAACCTAA
- a CDS encoding thiolase domain-containing protein: MKGKPLASIVSAGLSKFGKLEGLYAREIFAQAAREAYERCPRLDPKKDIKALFIGHMGESYEHQGHTGAAVADWAGLLHIPAVRMEAACSSSGAALRTAIYAIASGMCDVVMVGGVEKMTHRSTPEVTDFLAMASDFPFEQWHGLTFPGLFALMATAHMHKYGTTEVQLAHVAVKNHYNGSLNPKAHMQKEITIEQVLTSRVIAWPLKLYDCSPISDGASCLILTKPEIAKRYTDTPVHIIGTGQASDTIGLYERDDFTSLRAAKLAAKEAYEMAGVKPEDIDVAEVHDCFTIAEIIAYEDLCFCKPGEGGRLAENGETTLNGRIPVNTSGGLKAKGHPVGATGTAQAYEIYLQLTGQADKRQVDDAEVGLTHNVGGSGATATVHIYRRG; the protein is encoded by the coding sequence TTGAAGGGAAAACCCCTCGCTTCAATAGTTTCTGCAGGACTCTCAAAATTCGGAAAACTTGAAGGTTTATACGCCCGAGAAATCTTCGCCCAAGCCGCTAGGGAAGCCTACGAGCGCTGCCCACGCCTAGACCCAAAAAAGGACATAAAAGCCCTTTTCATTGGACACATGGGTGAATCCTATGAGCATCAAGGGCACACAGGCGCCGCAGTAGCGGACTGGGCTGGGCTACTGCATATTCCAGCGGTGAGGATGGAAGCGGCTTGCAGTTCTTCAGGGGCAGCTCTTAGAACCGCAATATATGCGATAGCTTCAGGCATGTGCGACGTTGTCATGGTTGGTGGTGTTGAGAAAATGACCCATCGAAGTACTCCCGAAGTCACGGATTTTTTAGCCATGGCTTCAGACTTCCCCTTCGAACAGTGGCATGGATTAACCTTTCCAGGGCTGTTTGCCCTAATGGCCACAGCTCACATGCACAAGTATGGCACCACAGAGGTGCAGCTAGCCCACGTGGCCGTGAAAAACCATTATAATGGAAGCCTAAACCCGAAAGCCCACATGCAAAAGGAAATAACTATTGAACAGGTATTGACGTCACGGGTTATCGCTTGGCCCCTAAAACTCTACGATTGCTCGCCCATAAGCGATGGAGCAAGCTGCCTCATACTCACAAAGCCTGAAATCGCGAAAAGGTACACGGACACACCAGTCCACATAATCGGCACAGGCCAAGCAAGCGACACCATAGGCTTGTATGAAAGGGACGACTTCACATCGCTCAGAGCAGCCAAACTCGCCGCAAAAGAGGCCTATGAAATGGCTGGAGTGAAGCCAGAAGACATAGACGTGGCGGAAGTGCACGACTGCTTCACCATAGCCGAAATAATAGCCTACGAGGATCTATGCTTCTGCAAACCAGGCGAGGGCGGACGCCTAGCGGAAAACGGCGAAACAACCCTTAATGGAAGAATACCCGTAAACACGAGCGGAGGCCTAAAGGCAAAGGGCCACCCAGTAGGCGCCACGGGAACAGCCCAAGCCTACGAGATATACCTACAACTAACCGGGCAGGCGGACAAGCGACAAGTGGACGACGCTGAGGTAGGCTTAACCCACAACGTTGGCGGTTCAGGTGCAACAGCCACAGTCCACATATACAGGAGGGGATAA
- a CDS encoding thiolase domain-containing protein: MSRVAIVGVGCVGFRPMTLELSFKELMFEAAVKAYEDAGGLNPRKDVDVFVTCAEDYLEGFSIFDEFVPDQLGAAMRPLFTVSGDGMLGLATAYMLIKTGQFDTVVVEAHSKASDILTYMDIVQFGLDPIFNRPLGGHPYYVAGLEMNRYLHDTGTTEEQCAQVVVKNRRNAILNPHAAYGAEVSIDQVMGSERLFHPLKRLEISIPADGCIVMVLASEGVAEKLTDKPIWVRGIGWCTETPSLETRDWTRAVYTRLAAEMAYKEAKITNPWRDIDFAEVHDLFAYKELQHMEALKLCDYGEAGKLTEEGLTALNGELPINPSGGLLGMGYGLEASGLQKVLEVVLQLRGEAGARQIDNVEVGLAHTWRGIPTATGAVAILSSVK; encoded by the coding sequence ATGAGTAGGGTTGCCATTGTTGGTGTTGGATGTGTTGGCTTTAGACCAATGACGCTTGAGCTATCCTTTAAGGAGTTGATGTTTGAGGCGGCTGTTAAAGCCTATGAGGATGCCGGCGGATTAAACCCGCGGAAGGACGTAGATGTTTTCGTGACGTGCGCCGAGGATTATTTGGAGGGCTTCAGCATATTTGACGAGTTTGTCCCAGACCAGCTTGGCGCAGCCATGCGCCCATTGTTCACGGTTTCAGGCGATGGAATGCTTGGACTGGCAACAGCCTACATGCTGATAAAGACTGGGCAATTTGACACTGTTGTTGTAGAGGCACACAGCAAGGCCTCGGACATTTTAACATACATGGATATTGTGCAGTTTGGGTTAGACCCAATTTTCAATAGACCTTTGGGTGGTCATCCTTACTATGTTGCGGGTTTGGAGATGAACCGCTATCTACATGATACGGGCACAACGGAGGAGCAATGCGCGCAGGTTGTTGTCAAAAATAGGAGGAACGCCATACTTAACCCTCATGCGGCTTATGGGGCGGAGGTATCAATTGACCAGGTTATGGGCTCTGAGAGGCTTTTCCATCCATTGAAAAGGTTGGAGATCAGCATTCCAGCTGACGGCTGCATAGTCATGGTTTTAGCCTCTGAAGGGGTTGCTGAAAAGCTTACGGACAAGCCCATCTGGGTTAGGGGCATTGGCTGGTGCACGGAAACTCCAAGCCTTGAAACCCGCGACTGGACGAGAGCCGTTTACACGCGGCTAGCAGCCGAAATGGCCTACAAGGAGGCGAAGATCACTAATCCATGGCGGGACATAGACTTCGCCGAAGTCCACGACTTGTTCGCCTACAAGGAGCTCCAGCACATGGAAGCCCTCAAACTATGCGACTATGGCGAGGCTGGAAAACTAACCGAGGAAGGCCTAACAGCCTTGAACGGAGAGCTTCCCATAAACCCGTCTGGCGGGCTTCTTGGAATGGGCTATGGGTTAGAGGCTTCTGGACTGCAAAAAGTTTTGGAAGTTGTTCTGCAATTGCGAGGCGAGGCTGGCGCAAGGCAAATTGACAACGTTGAGGTGGGCCTAGCCCATACATGGCGGGGGATTCCAACGGCAACAGGCGCCGTAGCCATATTAAGCAGTGTCAAATAG
- a CDS encoding thiolase domain-containing protein, whose translation MDMFGKKRVAIVGAGVTLFRRNLKETGKELAYHAAKMALEQAGMELRDIQSVVMGSAPDAFDGVHMKGEYLADGAGAYHKPYMRVFVGGGTGVFAPIAGWWHVASGQFDTCLVVCEEKMSSCYPHPQYAFTTIFDPILERPIGMNLIWIFALEMNRYMHKHNIKKEDIALVSVKNKRNALDNPIAQLGANITVEDVLNSEIMAWPVQRLDVSPTSDGAAAVVLVSEDVAKEVTDNPIWIDGVGWCIDSTHWTNRDLYYPDYVEYAARMAYKMAGIKNPPKEIDVAEPYDPFDYKELHHMEGLLLCKKGEAPKLTKEGVTQRDGDLPICPSGGLLGCGNPIAAAGLMKVCEIFWQLRGEAGKRQVPGDPRTGLAQAWGDLMQYGSVIVLRR comes from the coding sequence ATGGACATGTTTGGGAAAAAGCGTGTAGCCATAGTTGGTGCCGGTGTAACTCTTTTCAGGCGGAATCTGAAGGAAACAGGGAAGGAATTGGCTTATCACGCGGCGAAGATGGCTCTTGAACAGGCTGGAATGGAGCTTCGCGACATCCAAAGCGTAGTGATGGGATCTGCGCCAGACGCTTTTGACGGAGTTCACATGAAGGGTGAGTATTTGGCTGACGGCGCCGGAGCATACCACAAGCCATACATGAGGGTTTTCGTGGGCGGCGGCACAGGCGTGTTTGCGCCCATAGCCGGCTGGTGGCATGTCGCCTCTGGACAATTTGACACTTGTCTGGTGGTGTGTGAAGAGAAAATGTCGTCTTGTTATCCGCACCCGCAATATGCTTTCACAACGATATTTGACCCCATTCTCGAGCGGCCCATCGGCATGAACCTCATTTGGATTTTCGCCTTGGAAATGAACCGTTACATGCACAAGCACAACATTAAGAAGGAGGATATAGCCCTTGTCTCGGTTAAAAACAAGCGGAATGCCCTTGACAACCCCATTGCCCAGTTGGGCGCCAACATAACCGTGGAGGACGTTTTAAACTCGGAGATTATGGCTTGGCCTGTTCAACGCTTGGATGTAAGCCCCACAAGTGATGGGGCAGCCGCCGTTGTGCTTGTTTCCGAAGACGTTGCTAAAGAGGTCACGGACAACCCCATTTGGATTGACGGTGTAGGCTGGTGCATAGACTCCACCCACTGGACGAACCGAGACCTATACTATCCGGATTATGTGGAGTATGCAGCTCGCATGGCTTATAAAATGGCTGGAATCAAGAATCCGCCGAAGGAAATTGACGTGGCTGAACCCTATGACCCCTTCGACTATAAGGAGCTTCACCACATGGAAGGCTTGCTATTATGCAAGAAGGGCGAAGCGCCAAAGCTCACCAAGGAAGGAGTAACCCAAAGGGACGGCGACTTGCCTATTTGTCCATCCGGCGGGCTTTTGGGATGCGGAAACCCCATTGCAGCGGCTGGTTTAATGAAGGTTTGCGAGATCTTCTGGCAGCTACGGGGTGAAGCTGGCAAGCGACAGGTGCCCGGAGACCCACGCACTGGCTTGGCGCAGGCTTGGGGCGACCTCATGCAGTATGGCTCGGTAATAGTGTTAAGGCGTTAA
- a CDS encoding Zn-ribbon domain-containing OB-fold protein: protein MSVKIKHFPGEEIETKDFREGKVLFESFRSKARYAWSAGIAVSRFLEELKNGRILASTCSKCGRIMVPPRIYCEKCFKPTDGWTYVKDTGIINTFSVSFIAADASRLKEPVVVAVIELDDASPGMGIVHWLGEYGDWREIKIGMRVQAVWKPPEERTGAITDIKYFKPLKE from the coding sequence ATGAGCGTTAAAATTAAGCATTTTCCGGGAGAAGAGATTGAAACCAAAGACTTTCGTGAAGGCAAAGTTCTGTTTGAAAGTTTCCGTTCAAAGGCGAGGTATGCGTGGAGCGCTGGCATAGCCGTAAGCCGCTTCCTAGAAGAGCTGAAGAATGGGCGAATCCTCGCCTCCACATGCAGCAAGTGTGGGCGCATAATGGTTCCGCCGCGGATCTACTGCGAGAAATGCTTCAAGCCGACGGACGGCTGGACCTATGTGAAGGATACGGGCATCATCAACACATTCTCAGTTTCGTTTATAGCAGCCGATGCCTCTAGGCTGAAAGAGCCGGTAGTGGTGGCTGTCATAGAGTTGGACGACGCCTCACCGGGCATGGGTATAGTCCACTGGCTAGGCGAATATGGCGATTGGCGTGAAATCAAAATCGGCATGCGTGTCCAAGCTGTCTGGAAGCCTCCGGAAGAACGCACGGGCGCCATCACCGACATAAAGTACTTTAAGCCCTTGAAGGAGTGA
- a CDS encoding Zn-ribbon domain-containing OB-fold protein has product MSLEKITNPLNARHWLGHMETDYRYTLGVAGERFLKEIKENARIMGAKCPKCGVVFVPPRLYCEKCFAKLEEWVDVGTRGEVYTYTIATIDVDGKKLEKPQMYALIKFEGAHGGLIHRLGETDKVYIGMKVEAVFKPPAERKASINDIAYFKPVEH; this is encoded by the coding sequence ATGAGCCTTGAAAAGATAACCAATCCGTTAAACGCACGCCACTGGCTAGGCCACATGGAAACCGACTACCGTTACACGTTAGGCGTGGCTGGCGAACGCTTCTTGAAGGAAATTAAGGAGAACGCCCGCATAATGGGTGCTAAATGTCCCAAATGCGGCGTAGTCTTTGTCCCGCCAAGGCTTTACTGCGAAAAGTGTTTTGCCAAACTTGAAGAGTGGGTGGATGTCGGCACACGCGGCGAAGTCTACACGTACACGATTGCCACTATAGACGTGGATGGCAAAAAGCTGGAGAAACCGCAGATGTACGCGCTCATAAAGTTTGAGGGCGCCCACGGCGGATTAATCCACCGCCTAGGCGAAACAGACAAGGTCTACATCGGCATGAAGGTGGAAGCGGTCTTCAAACCGCCAGCCGAGCGGAAAGCCTCCATAAACGACATAGCCTACTTCAAACCAGTAGAACATTAA
- a CDS encoding radical SAM protein: protein MNLLTWFDPWRSPLCTCPPKLTFNPYTGCDHRCVYCYATSYIRRFYECRPKKDLVLRLKREAAKLKGELVSISNSSDPYPTIEAETGLTRQCLQVLAECNCRIQIITKSNIVLRDIDLLKRVPSMVALTITTDDAETARILEPYAPLPAERLKTAERLLAEGIPVAVRIDPIIPYVNENPESLVKALAELGVPHITASTYKVRMDNWQRLSLAMPKIAEKLKPLYFEKGEKMARYIYLPKELRLRLLENLAKLAKKYGLKFAICREGLRGLNTAICDGSWLIKEGR from the coding sequence TTGAACCTATTAACGTGGTTTGATCCTTGGCGTTCACCGCTTTGCACTTGCCCGCCAAAGTTGACCTTTAATCCTTACACTGGATGCGACCACCGCTGCGTTTACTGTTACGCCACCAGCTATATTCGGCGCTTTTACGAGTGCCGCCCTAAAAAAGACTTAGTTTTAAGGCTGAAGCGGGAGGCTGCTAAACTGAAGGGCGAGCTTGTTTCCATTTCGAATTCCTCAGACCCTTATCCAACAATCGAGGCTGAAACTGGTTTGACTAGGCAGTGCCTCCAAGTTTTGGCGGAATGCAACTGTCGAATCCAAATAATAACAAAGTCAAATATCGTTCTAAGGGATATAGACCTCCTAAAGCGGGTTCCATCCATGGTGGCTTTAACCATAACCACGGATGATGCGGAAACAGCCAGAATCCTTGAGCCTTATGCACCGCTGCCCGCTGAACGCCTAAAAACAGCTGAAAGGCTTTTGGCTGAGGGCATACCGGTGGCAGTGCGCATAGACCCCATAATTCCCTACGTGAACGAGAATCCGGAGTCGCTGGTTAAAGCCTTAGCCGAATTAGGTGTTCCCCATATTACGGCTTCCACCTATAAGGTTAGGATGGACAATTGGCAGAGACTAAGCTTAGCCATGCCAAAAATCGCCGAAAAACTAAAACCACTATACTTTGAGAAGGGCGAAAAAATGGCGCGGTACATTTACCTGCCAAAAGAGCTGAGGCTTAGGCTCTTGGAGAACCTGGCAAAGCTGGCCAAAAAATATGGTTTGAAGTTTGCGATATGCCGTGAGGGCTTAAGGGGATTAAATACGGCTATCTGCGACGGCTCATGGCTTATTAAAGAGGGACGTTAA
- a CDS encoding MscL family protein codes for MAFIMGMYVGQVVQSLVKDILMPLIGLAIPGLGNLSTYKIAVPPTALDAEGKPLDPKWTGQLFGVGNFLVSIITFIIVAFVIFLIVKITKKWGIE; via the coding sequence GTGGCCTTCATTATGGGCATGTATGTCGGCCAAGTTGTGCAATCCCTCGTCAAGGATATACTGATGCCACTGATAGGGCTTGCGATTCCCGGACTTGGAAACTTATCCACTTATAAAATTGCTGTTCCACCGACAGCTTTGGACGCTGAAGGCAAGCCGCTGGATCCAAAGTGGACGGGGCAACTCTTCGGCGTCGGAAATTTCCTTGTATCAATAATAACCTTCATAATAGTGGCCTTCGTAATCTTCTTAATAGTGAAAATCACTAAAAAATGGGGAATTGAGTAA
- a CDS encoding radical SAM protein, whose amino-acid sequence MIVREIYAKSILSKSKVLDYVVNPYVGCEHGCTYCYARYVKRFTGHTEPWGEFVDVKVNAPTLLQWETRRKKVGRVWISGLCDPYQPLERQYNLTRRCLEVLLKRNWPITIQTKSTLVLRDIDLLRGHDNVEVVLTITTADEGIKRIFEPKAPSIKERLDTLERLHLAGVKTCVMIAPMLPGVEGLIEKIVGKVDHVLVDRMNYHYADWVYRRHGLEYAMTDKYFQRKKVEIARLLEREGIPYEFEF is encoded by the coding sequence ATGATTGTTAGGGAAATTTACGCCAAAAGCATCCTATCCAAGTCGAAGGTTTTAGATTATGTTGTTAATCCCTACGTTGGATGCGAGCACGGCTGCACTTACTGCTATGCCCGCTATGTCAAGCGTTTCACCGGGCACACTGAGCCATGGGGCGAGTTTGTGGACGTAAAAGTTAACGCGCCAACGCTGCTTCAATGGGAAACCCGCCGCAAAAAGGTTGGAAGGGTTTGGATTAGCGGACTCTGCGATCCCTATCAGCCTCTGGAAAGGCAATACAACCTAACAAGGAGGTGCCTCGAAGTATTGTTGAAGAGGAATTGGCCAATCACAATACAGACGAAGTCAACCCTTGTGCTGCGTGACATAGACCTTTTAAGGGGACATGACAACGTTGAGGTTGTCCTAACCATTACAACGGCAGATGAGGGTATCAAGCGGATTTTCGAACCAAAAGCTCCCTCCATAAAGGAGCGATTGGACACCTTGGAGAGGTTGCATTTGGCCGGTGTGAAAACATGTGTTATGATTGCGCCTATGCTTCCGGGGGTTGAGGGCCTAATTGAGAAGATTGTCGGAAAGGTGGATCATGTGCTGGTTGATAGAATGAACTATCACTATGCGGACTGGGTTTACAGGCGGCATGGTCTCGAATACGCAATGACCGACAAGTACTTTCAGCGAAAGAAAGTGGAAATAGCCCGACTTCTCGAGCGGGAGGGGATACCCTACGAATTCGAATTTTAA
- a CDS encoding YkgJ family cysteine cluster protein codes for MNSGLLCMNPHYVRLRLGEKTRFKCLRCGRCCGSGPNVGLTAFDIQRMAQFLNVDWHELKGKYVVAVIADMVAVPTLRGRVDGTCIFLEYKDGQPSCSIYPARPMRCRLYPFMPYSPSNSETIYLDTCCPGLNAETETEPPWETLKEYYFEVKLHYARLYTLIFQEGCEPLEALEKTIEDCTKEKASLLSMKAF; via the coding sequence GTGAATTCTGGCTTGTTGTGTATGAACCCCCACTATGTTAGGCTTAGACTCGGAGAGAAAACCCGTTTTAAATGCTTAAGATGCGGGCGGTGCTGCGGCAGCGGACCGAATGTTGGACTTACGGCCTTCGACATACAGCGAATGGCCCAATTCCTAAATGTGGACTGGCATGAGCTTAAGGGAAAATATGTTGTGGCAGTTATAGCCGACATGGTAGCGGTTCCAACCCTCCGTGGCAGAGTGGACGGCACATGCATTTTCCTCGAATACAAAGATGGACAACCCTCATGTAGCATTTATCCAGCCCGTCCCATGAGGTGTAGGCTTTACCCCTTCATGCCCTACAGTCCAAGCAACAGCGAAACAATTTATTTGGACACTTGCTGTCCCGGGTTGAACGCTGAAACGGAAACAGAGCCTCCGTGGGAAACCCTCAAAGAATACTACTTCGAGGTTAAACTCCACTATGCAAGGCTCTACACCCTCATATTCCAAGAGGGATGCGAACCCCTAGAGGCGCTGGAGAAAACCATTGAGGACTGTACAAAGGAGAAGGCTTCCCTCCTCTCCATGAAAGCATTTTAA